CGCGGCGATCGAGAGCGGCTGGATGCAGGACCGCATCGGCGAGAGCGCCTACCGGGCGCAGCAGGCGATCGAGCGCGGCGAGCAGGTCGTCGTCGGCGTGAACAAGTTCAACGACTCCGCGAACGGCGTGACGATGCCGATTCAGCGCATCGACCCGGCGATCGAGCGCGAACAAGTCTCCCGCACGCGTGCCTTCCGCGAACGCCGCGACGCCGCGCGCACGCAAGCCGCGCTCGCCGAAGTCCGCCGCGTCGCCGAAGGAACGGAGAATCTGATGCCGCCGTTCATCGAAGCAGTCGACGCGGGCGCAACGCTCGGCGAGATCTGCGACGTCCTGCGCGCCGTCTTCGGCACGCACGTCGCCCACGAGCGGATTGCATGAAAAGCTCAAGTTTCCGCCGAACCTTGCTCTCATGAGTGACCGCTTTCGCCCCGATATCGTTATCAGCGACCGCAATAGCGATCCGATCGCGATCGTGGAAGTCAAGCGTGGGACGAGTTATAGTGTTCCGCACTCCGTCGCTCAGTTGGCGCGGTATATGGCGGCGCTCGGCGGGTCTAACACGTTCGCGATCCTCGCGGATCCCCAATATATTCGAGTTTTCCATGGCGACCCGGCGGGCGACAGCAACCCCATAACGATCTCAGCACCGGAAATTCTGCGTCATTATGACGCTGACTATGAATCACAGGAAGTATACGAGTCATACTTAACCAGCCTCGTCGAAGCGTGGCTCAACGATCTTTCGATTCATTGGCAGTCGGAGCACCCGCCTGGCGAAAACCTGCTGCCCGAGGAGCTGGTAACGCGCTTACAGGCGGCGTAAGGTGGTACGTCGGCTCTATGTCGAGACGAACTTCATCATTTCAGTTGCAAATGGTGAGCACGAAGCGAACGACAAGATACTTTCTTCAGCCGATGATGGTCTCATCGAGCTAGCACTTCCGCAAATTTGCTTTGATGAAGCTCTCTCGGCGAGTATCAAGGATCGTGAACGGATGAAGAGCTATCTGTCACCGCTCAGACCCGAGGTCCGCGAGTACGGCCGCTCGCGGCAGTCAGCCACGATTCGTGCGGCCTCAAGCCGGCTGCAGAGTGCCATTCTAGCGATTGAGAAGGCTGACGGAGAGCGCCTGCAGCGCTTGAAGAAAACGATCTCCGTTCTCACGAAGAACGCTCGGCTTCTGCCGGCGGTTCTCTCCAACCTCGATATTGAGGACGAGCTTCTGCGCGATCCATACGACGCAATCATTGCGAAATCGATCGCGGACGAAAACAAGTCGTTGGGTCGCCGTTCGCTGTTTCTGACGGCGAACGACGATTTCGATTCGGACGATCTTCGTACGTTGCTCTTCGGCTCGGGCGTCGAACGCGTGCATCACCCACAGAAGTTCCTTGCAATTCTGCGGGCGCAGAAAACCGACCGGGCCAACTGGGAATGATCGACGCCCCGATCGACCATGTCGCGGTGGTGGTGAAGGATCTCGAGGCGGCGGTTCGGCTGTACACGCAGACGCTTGGCTTCAGCCTGGTTTACCGCGAGATCGTGGCCGATCAGGGCGTCGAGGCGGTCGGGGTGCGGACGGGGGACGCGGTGATCGAGCTGCTGCGGCCGCTGAGCGAGGAGTCGCCGATCGCGAAGTACCGCGGCGAGGCCGAGACGAAGCTGCACCACACCGCATATCGCGTCGTCGAGCTGCGCGGTGAGCTCGCCCGGCTCAAGGCTGCCGGGGTGCGGCTCATCGACGAGGAGCCGCGCAAAGGCGCGCACGGGAACACCATCGCGTTCCTGCATCCGAAATCCACTGGTGGCGTGCTCATCGAGCTCTGCCAGCGCGAAGACGTTTAGACCGGACATTCGACTCTCAAGCGGGGGAACCGTCGCTCGCATCGCGGCGTTACCCGGATATGCGCGCGGACGGGTTTCTTCGAATCGCAGCAGCGTTCTTGGCACTGGCGTCCCTGGGCGCATCGCCGGAACCCGTTCCCGCCCCGAGCCCGCCCGACGCGAACGCGATCTTCGACAACGTCCGTAAGACGTGGGGCGCCGGCGCCTATCCGCGTTATGCGGAGTACGCCGCGGTCGTCTCGTTCCACAACGGCCCGAAGTTCGTGCGCCGATCCTGGGAAACGACTGAAGACTTGCGGACGGGCCTGATCTACTCGCACGCGTTCGCCCGCGAAGAGCAGGCGACCCCGAACGTGCCGCACGGGATCAACGTCTTCATTCCGTTCTTGGGGAACCTGAACAAAGAGCACGTTCCGGACCCGATCGGTCAAGTCGCGTTTGCGATCGATCAGGACTACGGGTTGGCCCCGACCGCGCGCAAGTTCACCGCGACGAGCTCGACGTCGGTGTTGGACGCGCAGCGCTCAGCGCTCCCGGTCATCGGCCGGACGGGAACCGTCGCGCGCGACTACGCGGTGACGCTGATCGAAACGGTCACCGACGAGCAAGGACCGGAGTACCATCTCGGGCTCAAAGCGCTGCGCGACCCGGCGCACCACCGGCTGCGCGAGCTGTGGGTCGACGGCACGACGTGGGCGCCGGAAGAGGCGCTCGTCGACGGGATCAGCGCGCGTGCGCCACTCAACAGGGTGCAGTGGCGGGTCGAGTACCGCCAGAACCAAGGCGCGACGTACATCGCGCGCGAGACCGCGCTCGCGCCGATCGACTACTTCGGCGTAGCGGTTCTGAAGGACGTGACGATCGCGTTCGACGAGGTGAAGCTCACGTCGCACCGGTCGTTCGGCCTCGGCTTCTCGAAGAACGTTCCGCTTAGCGAGCCGTGATCGCGCTCGCGCTCGCGCTCCTGTTCGACGTCACTCCCGCCGCGCCGACGGGCGCGGACGCCTTGTTCACCGCAGCGCGCCGCGCGCGCTCGGAGAGCGCGTACCCGCACTACGCCGTGTATGCCACGGTCGTGCGGTTCCGCCACGGCAACCGTCCTGTCGTGAGTACCTGGGACACCATCGAAGACTTGCGCCGCAGGCTGGTGCGCGCCCGCGCGCTCCCGCGCGAGGAAGCAGCGCACCCGCACGTCCCGCACGGCATCAACGTTTCCGTAAACGCCGGACCGAGCGGATTGCTTCCGGTCGGCGTGTTGCCCAAGGTCGGAACGGTCCTCAACCACGAATGGGAAAGCGATCCGATCGGCCAGCTGACGTTTGCCGTCGACCAGGACTTCGGCATCGCGCTCGACGCGCCGCCGATCACCGCGACCGCCGACATGAGCGCGGTCGCCGCGAGCGTCACGACACTGTCGCGCATCGGCCGCACCGGAACGATCGCGCGCATCTACGAAGTGACCGATCTCGGCGACGTCGACGAGAACGGCGTGCTCCTGCACCATCTCGGGCTGCGCCCGCTGCGCGATCCGCGCCGGTACCGCTTGCGCGAGCTGTGGGTCGTCGCCGCGACCTCGCTCCCCGTCCGCGCGATCGTGGCCGGAATCGGCAACCACGGGCCGCTCGACGGCGTTCGCTGGCGCATCGACTTCACGCAAATGCAGGGCGGGACGTATCTCGCCCGAGAGACTGCGCTCGAGCCGCTGAACACCCGCGACGGACGCCTCGACGACGTGACGATCAGCTTCGAAGAGCTCCGCCCGACGAACCGGCTCACGTCTCTGGAATCGCTCGGACTCTCGGGCCAGGTCGGAACGACGGACCCTTAGCGCGACGCCGCCGGCGCGAGGCGCACGTCGAGCTCGGTTTCGAAGGTGCGATCCCAAGGCAGCGTGATGGTGAAGCCGGCGTCGCGGAACTGCGGCTCGATTCGTGCGAGCAGGTCGAGCCCCTCGCGCCAGAGCAGCGCGCGGTTCTCCGATGCGGCGTGCTGCGCGACGCCGGGCGGCAAGTAGGTGTGGTCTTCGATTCCCGCCGCGGACAGGTCCGTGTTGAGCTGCGGGCGCACGTCGGCGTGAAAGGCGACGTCGTCGACGTAGCGCATGAACGTGAACGTCGCGTGCGCGTTCGCGTCGTACGTTCCGAGCCGGCGGCCGGCGAAGACGGCGATCGCCTCAGGGAGCGCGGTTCCGACGGTGTTGGCGACCGTGTTCCACGAAGCGAACGACGTCAC
This Candidatus Eremiobacterota bacterium DNA region includes the following protein-coding sequences:
- the mce gene encoding methylmalonyl-CoA epimerase, which gives rise to MIDAPIDHVAVVVKDLEAAVRLYTQTLGFSLVYREIVADQGVEAVGVRTGDAVIELLRPLSEESPIAKYRGEAETKLHHTAYRVVELRGELARLKAAGVRLIDEEPRKGAHGNTIAFLHPKSTGGVLIELCQREDV
- a CDS encoding type I restriction enzyme HsdR N-terminal domain-containing protein, which codes for MSDRFRPDIVISDRNSDPIAIVEVKRGTSYSVPHSVAQLARYMAALGGSNTFAILADPQYIRVFHGDPAGDSNPITISAPEILRHYDADYESQEVYESYLTSLVEAWLNDLSIHWQSEHPPGENLLPEELVTRLQAA